The Salvelinus namaycush isolate Seneca chromosome 16, SaNama_1.0, whole genome shotgun sequence genome has a segment encoding these proteins:
- the LOC120061707 gene encoding C-reactive protein-like translates to MGTEEEYPVRSSQDEHFENTYYSDFINNLEKVKYAGQSLNISTLNVRSMLPENLNHFFRYQGSLTTPPCYESILWTVFDTPITLSHNQIRKLESTLMDMENRTLWNDYRMAQPLNDRVVESSFLPGLRKGTFCRHDEIESKLLKIEGLITSLGKHIRSSAIGDARPSEHEPRVMSPLVLHFPESNTESYARAHLAHSMDLHSFTACMHLRTRPGEIQTVLSYSSQGNDNELMITVGYEVGLWIGNEFVNLPHNFHSRDWVNYCVTWSSHSGGAELWINGVVGEEQYLRRRYTVSPTGVFILGKDQDGFLGISDTDAFVGQITDVNVWDYVLNSAEIREQMSCEDTTSPRGNVFSWGVTPLSLYGGVQLETDYRCH, encoded by the exons ATGGGAACAGAAGAGGAATACCCGGTGCGGTCGTCTCAG GACGAACATTTTGAGAACACCTACTACAGCGATTTCATCAACAACCTGGAAAAGGTCAAGTACGCAG gccAGTCCCTGAACATATCCACCCTCAACGTGCGTTCCATGCTACCTGAGAACCTGAACCATTTCTTCAGGTACCAGGGCTCTCTCACCACCCCTCCCTGTTACGAGAGCATCCTGTGGACCGTGTTTGACACACCCATCACCCTCTCTCACAACCAG ATCAGGAAGTTGGAAAGCACTCTGATGGACATGGAGAATAGGACCCTGTGGAATGATTACCGCATGGCCCAACCTCTCAACGACCGCGTGGTCGAGTCCTCCTTCCTGCCTGGCCTGAGGAAAGGAA cTTTCTGTCGCCATGATGAAATCGAATCAAAGCTCCTGAAGATTGAGGGTCTGATAACTTCTCTTGGAAAACACATACGTTCAA GTGCAATTGGGGATGCAAGGCCTTCCGAACATG AGCCCAGAGTGATGTCTCCCCTGGTGCTCCACTTCCCAGAGAGCAACACAGAGAGCTATGCCCGGGCCCACCTGGCTCACTCCATGGACCTGCACTCCTTCACCGCCTGCATGCACCTGAGGACACGCCCTGGAGAGATACAAACTGTCCTGTCATACTCCAGCCAGGGCAACGATAACGAACTGATGATCACCGTGGGATATGAG GTGGGTCTGTGGATCGGCAACGAGTTTGTCAACCTGCCCCACAACTTCCACTCCCGTGACTGGGTCAACTACTGTGTCACCTGGTCGTCCCACTCCGGGGGTGCTGAGCTGTGGATCAACGGGGTGGTGGGGGAGGAACAGTACCTCCGGAGGAGATACACAGTCAGCCCAACAGGGGTCTTCATCCTGGGGAAGGACCAGGACGGCTTCCTGGGGATCTCTGACACGGACGCCTTCGTGGGTCAGATAACGGATGTCAACGTGTGGGACTATGTTTTGAACTCGGCTGAGATCCGGGAACAGATGTCCTGTGAGGACACCACCTCTCCCAGGGGGAACGTGTTTAGCTGGGGGGTCACACCTCTGAGTCTCTACGGAGGGGTGCAGCTGGAGACAGACTACAGgtgtcactga